Proteins encoded by one window of Candidatus Ancaeobacter aquaticus:
- a CDS encoding peptidylprolyl isomerase translates to MVTAKARHILVKNEEECSNIKNEILSGSDFAEMARKHSQCPSGQKGGDLGEFSPGQMVRQFDEVVFSEDVDKVHGPIKTQFGYHLIEITERNE, encoded by the coding sequence CAGCAAAAGCACGACATATTTTAGTTAAGAATGAAGAAGAGTGTAGCAATATAAAAAACGAGATTTTAAGTGGATCTGATTTTGCTGAAATGGCGCGTAAACATTCACAGTGTCCATCAGGGCAAAAAGGTGGAGATCTCGGAGAATTTTCACCAGGTCAGATGGTGAGGCAGTTTGATGAAGTGGTGTTTTCTGAAGACGTTGATAAAGTGCACGGTCCGATAAAAACACAGTTCGGGTATCATCTTATTGAAATTACAGAGAGA